Proteins co-encoded in one Xiphophorus couchianus chromosome 16, X_couchianus-1.0, whole genome shotgun sequence genomic window:
- the recql5 gene encoding ATP-dependent DNA helicase Q5 has translation MSTSLKQALKSHFGFDGFRSKLQEDVVNVVVRGQRDVFVCMPTGAGKSLCYQLPAVLAEGITLVISPLIALIQDQVDHLKELNIAACSINSKLPVGERRLILADLRSKRPKLKLLYITPEMVASPSFQPCLTDLCSRGLLSYLAVDEAHCVSQWGHDFRPDYLKLGELRARIPGVPCLALTATAPKNVQEDIVQSLKLRCPLSFVTPVFRSNLHYDVIFRDLLPNPYAHLHAFIKKALAMDSGAAGQGCGIVYCRTRDGCETVAYQLNKLGVVAKAYHAGMKAVDRTEVQNEWMQGKVLVIVATISFGMGVDKPNVRFVAHWNLAKSLAGFYQESGRAGRDGLPSLCRTYYSRKDKDQLNFLIRQEVTRRQEKRGSFKETDKAALTDLEAMVLFCEHEGCRHANISKFFGDKTPKCAGACDFCLNPKVVRAQLEQAAALSTKTAEGQSGQPKGPFGYLPEQYEGGKKGYGFERYDEGEEGNAEEETKKRKKEFSDLFKKQMNLRKGSDGLRKDFVPPDADCPLREASSQRIPRLTVKTREHCLYRLRDALRDHQGSEDIFSCSSLMSAVDLEHEVFNSCKTSNLYKAAILKKVSEITKSAPRTEEGSSNDSRETETKHKADGNSSCLYPEELQGFTSASQIYSMKRKRVGAGQRGSSNCFQSAKDLLNPVSSKVTENGGFIGDSSVESVVKRIRVKESETETASSVRTGAGAVSPAKAGRVMSRKQQKMAEAAKSSRNISQYFVKKKPAEEEELRPEEELRPEAGGLSSETLSEVYEENSRQELHSLPSDPALVESEDLILIEPKTEVIVLSDDEEQDAGREATMTLVEDIPHEDTTTITAPNQPKEEEEEASSSLLLVQEVTDDVETEQKETSPAAKRSRTLGSSKRRVTFNPEVQERSLPPPGEPVKAVTLQETANIVVHYLNPYYTQGKFATKVLFKSFARYLSHLLTEGKSCEKSQVKGEAKVLIKTFFSRVQRCESEADWAHLKRSHNSKAPESKD, from the exons ATGTCAACAAGTTTAAAACAGGCTTTAAAATCTCACTTTGGCTTCGACGGCTTTAGGTCTAAGCTTCAGGAAGATGTTGTTAACGTTGTCGTTAGAG gtcagagGGATGTGTTCGTGTGCATGCCAACCGGAGCAGGGAAGTCTCTGTGCTATCAGCTGCCTGCAGTGCTGGCTGAGGGTATTACTCTGGTTATATCCCCGCTAATCGCTCTCATTCAG GACCAAGTGGATCACCTGAAGGAGCTCAACATCGCTGCCTGCTCCATCAACTCCAAGCTTCCGGTGGGCGAGCGCCGTCTGATCCTGGCTGATCTGAGGAGCAAGCGGCCCAAACTGAAGCTACTCTACATCACTCCAGAGATGGTGGCCTCGCCCTCCTTCCAGCCCTGCCTGACGGACCTGTGTTCCCGCGGCCTGCTGTCCTACCTGGCTGTGGACGAGGCTCACTGCGTCTCCCAGTGGGGCCATGATTTTAGGCCAGACTATCTCAAACTGGGTGAGCTGCGGGCTCGCATACCAGGAGTTCCCTGTTTGGCGCTGACGGCAACAGCTCCCAAGAACGTTCAAGAAGACATTGTTCAGTCGCTTAAGCTGCGCTGTCCGTTGTCTTTCGTCACGCCTGTCTTCCGCAGCAACCTTCATTATGACGTGATCTTCAGGGATCTGCTGCCGAACCCTTATGCTCACCTCCATGCCTTCATCAAAAAAGCCCTGGCTATGGACAGTGGAGCTGCTGGACAG GGCTGTGGGATTGTTTACTGTCGAACTCGGGATGGCTGTGAAACGGTTGCTTATCAGCTGAACAAGCTCGGAGTCGTAGCAAAGGCTTATCACGCAG GTATGAAGGCAGTAGATCGCACAGAGGTGCAGAACGAGTGGATGCAGGGGAAGGTGCTGGTTATTGTTGCAACCATCAGCTTTGGCATGGGAGTGGACAAACCCAACGTCAG ATTTGTTGCACATTGGAACCTGGCAAAGTCTCTGGCTGGTTTCTACCAAGAGTCCGGACGAGCAGGTAGAGACGGTCTGCCCTCGTTGTGTCGCACATATTATAGTCGGAAGGATAAGGATCAGCTAAACTTCCTCATTCGGCAGGAAGTCACCCGGAGACAG GAGAAACGAGGCTCCTTTAAGGAGACTGACAAAGCAGCTCTCACGGATTTGGAAGccatggttttgttttgtgagcATGAAGG ATGTCGCCATGCCAACATCTCCAAGTTTTTTGGGGACAAGACGCCGAAGTGCGCGGGTGCCTGCGACTTCTGCCTCAATCCCAAAGTGGTGCGGGCCCAGCTGGAGCAAGCGGCCGCTCTCAGCACCAAGACCGCAGAGGGCCAGAGTGGACAGCCCAAGGGGCCGTTCGGGTACCTGCCGGAGCAATAtgaaggagggaagaagggctACGGCTTCGAAAG GTACGATGAAGGGGAGGAAGGAAATGCTGAAGAGGAGaccaaaaagaggaagaaagagttTTCTGACCTCTTCAAGAAGCAGATGAATCTACGAAAG GGCTCTGACGGCCTGAGGAAGGACTTTGTTCCACCAG ATGCTGACTGTCCGCTCAGAGAGGCCAGCAGCCAGAGGATCCCCCGGCTCACGGTGAAG ACCAGAGAGCATTGCCTGTACCGCCTGCGAGATGCTCTGCGTGACCACCAGGGGTCAGAAGACATATTCAG CTGCAGCAGTCTGATGTCAGCGGTGGATTTAGAGCACGAGGTCTTCAATAGCTGCAAAACCTCCAACTTGTACAAAGCTGCCATCTTGAAGAAG GTGTCGGAGATTACAAAATCAGCACCTCGGACAGAAGAAGGCAGCAGCAACGACTCCAGAGAAACGGAGACGAAGCATAAAGCCGATGGAAATTCCTCGTGTTTATAcccagaggagctgcagggcTTCACCTCGGCCTCTCAGATCTACTCG ATGAAGCGGAAAAGAGTGGGAGCGGGCCAGAGGGGCTCCTCTAACTGCTTCCAGTCCGCCAAGGATCTCCTGAATCCCGTGTCTAGCAAAGTGACGGAGAACGGGGGCTTCATCGGCGACTCCTCCGTGGAGTCAGTCGTCAAACGGATCAGGGTGAAAGAGTCGGAGACAGAGACGGCATCATCCGTCAGAACCGGAGCCGGAGCCGTCAGCCCGGCCAAAGCAGGCAGAGTCAtgagcaggaagcagcagaagaTGGCGGAAGCGGCGAAGAGTTCTCGCAACATCTCGCAGTACTTTGTGAAGAAGAAACCCGCGGAGGAGGAAGAGCTGCGCCCGGAGGAAGAGCTGCGCCCCGAGGCGGGCGGCTTGTCGTCAGAGACTCTCAGTGAGGTTTATGAAGAGAACTCAAGGCAGGAGCTGCATTCCCTGCCGAGCGACCCTGCGCTTGTAGAGAGCGAGGATCTGATCCTGATAGAACCTAAAACGGAAGTCATCGTTTTGTCCGACGATGAAGAGCAGGACGCGGGAAGAGAAGCAACTATGACTCTGGTTGAAGACATTCCTCATGAGGATACGACTACTATCACAGC ACCAAACCAacctaaagaagaagaagaagaagcgtcTTCTAGTCTACTTTTAGTTCAAGAG GTTACAGACGACGTGGAAACGGAGCAGAAGGAGACGTCTCCTGCGGCGAAGCGCAGCCGGACGCTGGGTTCTAGCAAAAGGAGAGTGACGTTCAACCCGGAGGTGCAGGAGAGGTCGCTGCCGCCGCCCGGTGAACCTGTGAAGGCCGTGACGCTGCAGGAAACGGCTAACATTGTGGTCCATTATCTCAACCCCTATTATACTCAGGGAAAGTTTGCTACTAAG GTTCTGTTTAAGTCTTTTGCGCGATACTTGTCTCACCTTCTTACAGAGGgtaaaagttgtgaaaaaagCCAAG TTAaaggtgaagctaaagttctCATCAAGACGTTTTTCAGCAGAGTCCAGCGCTGCGAGAGCGAGGCCGACTGGGCGCACCTGAAGAGATCGCACAACTCCAAAGCCCCAGAGAGCAAGGACTGA